The genomic window GCAGCGCCGCTTGCAAGTCGGAGCGCTCCCGGCCGCCTCTGAGcgggctccacgctccgagctaTATAACCCTCGACCGGGAAGAGCCGGCGGCGGCATCGGCCCTCCCTCCGCTcggccctccccgcccccgggcgcaccccgcccccggcccagccccccgcccgcccgcagCCGTCCGCCGAACCGCGGCGGGGCAGCCCCTCTCACATGGCCGTGGCTGCAGCCTCCAGCCCTCGTCGCACCTCCCTACACAGCTCACACCCCCTGCCTTGGGGTGTCCCGGCCTCCGCCGGCCAGGCCTGACGGTCTGCAGTGCCCGGGCCATCCTCCTCCTGCCGTCGGGTCCTCGCTTGTCCCTATTTCGCCACtttggttaagcgtgggactcgGACGGTCACCCCTGCGATCAGGCGCCGCGGAAGACAGCCCTGCAGGCTGGCGGAACGAATAGAAGGACCTCGGCAGCGCGGCAGTAGAGTGCCGGTTTATGGCTGGGGCTGGCAGAGCCGAGAAGCCCGCCAAAAGCCGGGTCTCGGAAGCGACTTAGAATCGCACCTAACCATCCGGAACGTGGGCCAAAAGGGTCTCGTTTTCCCTGGCTGTAATCACCACTGCAGTGGTTGCCTACAGTCCCAGTCAAGCCTTGCCCTCCCCACGCAGTGAAAATGGGGGCATGCCGGGATTTGTAGTTCGCGCCTGTGTGGCGTGTCATTTGCGTACATTACTGGGTGGAATACGAGAAGGTACCCTGTCAACGCAGCCTAGAGACTAGGACCCCGAGTAGTAAAGGTGTCAGCACTCTGTGCTCTTGTCATATTGATTAAAGACTCTAGTGGGTGCATGTAtttcccatacaaattttacccGAAAGTCGATCGTAAGGGGCTGAATCAGGCAGTTCTCAATTTTGCGTCTGCAAGACGAGTTCTCAGTTCCGAGTTCTTTTCTGGCTTATCCTGGGACACCTCTGAGTTGTGGGGCTTCGCTCTTGTCGTCTTTAAGTGGACAGCGCGCATGCGCTAACTTCCTCTTTTTCCGGCTGGAACCATGGAGGGTGCAGAGTAAGTAGCTCCTCGCTCACTCGAGAATCCTTCTCCATCCACGAATCCAGCGACTTTTTGTCTCGTTTTCCCTCGGTCTGGCTGTAGCCTGTACCTTTGCCCATTTGTCTGTGTGTTTATGACGCCCTGTGACGCTGGTGGAGGCGCCGGGCAAAGATAGGATGCAGATGGCCTTGGGTCAGAGGTTTTGGAGATACTGGGAACGCGGTGTGAAAGCCTAACTATGTACGGGACCGGCGAGTTTTCCAATGCCCTTTCAAGGGAGGTGCAGAACCTTTGAATTGCGGTCATCTTAACACGTATTTGGCCCAGTCGTCCCCGTCGTCAGGCCTTTGCTTTTAGCATGTGGAACTTCAGACCTGAACCAAGGTGGTAGCTGggaggtgtttgtttgtttgttaattttcttgAGAATTCCAGGCCCCCTTCTTGCAGTAGTTTCTCAGTCTGTGTTAACTTTGTTGTGGATATTTTAGTTGTCGGAGGTCAGGACAGATGtgaatttattgtattttctgtGAATTCTGTGTATTTAAGTGAAGTGGTCTGTGGTAAAGGCGAAGATTATCGGTATAAAAACTCTCTAAGCTCTATTTTTCACCATAACTTGCTAGAGAGCAGCTGAAGATAGAAATGTTTAGAGCCAGTGATGGTAGTGCTGCTAAATGGCAAAGCCTGTGCAACACAAGAGTAATGCGGTATTGTGTGCTGTTTGAACTATTAATAAAGTTCTGTTTGCTAAcgctagagagaagaaaaagaaggttcCTGCTGTGCCAGAAACTCTCAAGAAAAAGCGAAGGAATTTCGCAGAGTTGAAGATCAAGCGTCTGAGAAAGAAATTTGCCCAAAAAATGGtaggtaaatttttttaaggcacttAACCTGTAAAGAGAGGCCTTGTGTTTGGGTTGAAAATAGGTGAGTGTTCTTTCTCAGCAAGGCTTGTGGACTTCACCTACTGTACCAGTGAGCTGGATCATCggctttttaaaagtgtttttaattggAGGTAGTGTCTGCACATTGAAATGTTAACGAATGCTCTGACAAGGAAAAAGTTTCAAGGGGAAATTACTCTTTCTTCTGAACGGGTGGTGGTGACTGTATTTGGGAGCTAAGAATCAGATGAATAACTGGTATTGGTTTTCAGCTTCGAAAGGCAAGGAGGAAGCTTATTTATGAAAAAGCTAAGCATTACCACAAGGAATACAGGCAGATGTACAGAACTGAGATTCGAATGGCTAGAATGGCAAGAAAAGCTGGCAACTTCTACGTACCTGCAGAACCCAAATTGGCATTTGTCATCAGGATCCGAGGGTAAGTTCAGTTTTAACCGCATTCTGGTTTTGAAGGGAAAGTTACACAGTCTCAGCAAAACTTCCCGTTAACTTCTTGGGAGCGTTGGTTCTGGAACATTGGAATAGAGATATTTTGGTCATACCtagaacggggtgggggggtgggtagtaTTTTAATGGTTTAGTTGCAAGTGCTGTGTCCGCAGCTctctgagcatctgacttttgttCAGTGTCCTGGatgttattttcaaaaaaagctaacaaagacaaatacaaagGTAGGATGGGGTAAAAGGGCCTGGGGAAGTTTGAAGTGTCAAAGGTATGTATCAAAGATCACTTATTTGTGAAAGAGGCAGGTTGGGACACGGGCTAGAATAAGCTAAGAAATGCCAGTGGTCTTCGTAACAATTCCTGTTTATTTAGGTGGGACTTGAGTTGTGCCGAATCATAACGGTTACTTTCTTATCCTCTATTAAGAATTGGGTTAAAGCTCAGtgcattttgtccttttttttcactGCAGTATCAATGGTGTGAGCCCAAAGGTTCGAAAGGTGTTGCAGCTTCTTCGCCTTCGCCAGATCTTCAACGGCACCTTTGTTAAGCTCAACAAGGCTTCAGTTAACATGCTAAGGATTGTGGAACCATATATTGCATGGGGGTAAGTCTGTCTTTTCCTTTGAGTTCTTTTTGGCAAATTGGCTCTGTTGACGAGGTGCATTTGAGGTTTTTTGATGGTGATAACCTTAGTGTATTTGGTCATTTATGTCTGTTTTTCATATATCAGGTACCCAAACCTGAAGTCAGTGAATGAATTGATCTACAAGCGTGGTTATGGCAAAATCAACAAGAAGAGAATTGCCCTGACAGATAACACATTGATTGCTCGATCTCTTGGTAGGTTCTACCTATTTGGGGAAAGGTTTGATAATTAGACAAAGTTGATTTTTCTATCAACGAATCTTCCCATGTTCTCTACAATGCAGAAGTTTATGGAAGATGTAAGTTAAGATTTCGTTGGCTTGAGTATTTGTAAATACAGCCgtgtatttccttctttgttgcTTTATTCTTAATTTACTTTAAACTATCATAGCCTCTGATTGTCCTTGCTGGATATCTTAATCTGTAAAAACAGCTAGCAATTTTTAATGATCTTAATGTTCAGGTAAATACGGCATCATCTGCATGGAGGATCTGATTCATGAGATCTACACTGTTGGAAAACGTTTCAAAGAAGCAAACAACTTTTTATGGCCCTTCAAGTTATCTTCTCCACGAGGGGGAATGAAGAAGAAGACCACCCATTTTGTAGAAGGTGGAGATGCTGGCAACAGGGAAGACCAGATCAATAGGCTTATTAGAAGAATGAACTAAGGTGAGTAGCTGCATCTCGATAGAAGTTTATTTAGTAATAAGGGTAAAAGTGGTGTTAGTCTCCTACTTTTTCCGTTAAATATTGATAAGGGTTTGGTTGGGTGCTAAGCAATATTGTTTAAGGGGGAAAAGCCAACCATGTTATCTGTACAGTTGGTTTGATTGTTCCTTCCTTTTGAGGGGCAtttatggaggaaagaaaaggccCAGGGTTTTATCCTACTTAATGGAAATTGAAGtactttcttataattttctcatttatgttaATTCTAATCTATCAAGGTGGTTtctttaatgagatttttttttccccctttcaggTATCCACCatgattatttttgtaatctGGTCAGTTAATAAACAACTACTTTCAAATTAGAATGTGTTGTGACTTTTTGCTAGACTCTGCTGTCCTTTAACTATTGGGACAAATCTTGATGTGTGATAAGAGTAAGCTgtctttttcttaaacttttaaaatttttatttattttgagagagaatcccaagcaggctccagggatCGAATGAACTGTGCCAAGTTTTGCCTTTGTGTACGAAACTGGGGTCTGGTTTGTATTTTGGTGGAAAACATTCCTTGGGTTTATTAAAAACTctcttgtgaaaagaaaaaaatcttttcactttttttttttttaatttttcactttttaattgtgCCACTGAGTTAGCCAAGATGGGTCTGTTCTAAGGAAGCCTGTTTCATAGACTTATGTGCATGATTTATAGGTAAggtaataaaaattattgaattataCTGTTGATGAAATTCCATCTGCTGAGGCTTGGTTTTTCTATAAAGTactgtgtgaacatgttttccttttgcattccttttttgttttttgctgtgtATCTTCACCTATCCTGGTGAGTTTCTGATAATACCATTATATatgttagaaaaggaaaaatgaaattgctGCCCATGGATGCCACTTATTTTGGAACACCCTCAGAACTCCTAATGAAACTAGTGAGCAAAAGCTTGAAATAGAAAAGATTAGGTATTTtataagtaacatttttatatattgtatatatctCAGATTAGTGAGCTGCAGGTTTTCGGTATAGAACATGTGAAGTAAGTACATCTAATAAAAGAAGTTTTTGCAGTCTTCATTGTGCCAGTGGTGTGATGAACAGGTGCCCTGTTCATTCCTTTGACACTTGCACTAGGATCGTTACTTCTTAGTATTTATATTTAGTAATTCAAATTCTCTAGACTTGGAAGCAATCTCTCTGAATTAGTGAGTTTATGGTCAGTGAattcagaaaaattgagaagattcTTAATAAAATCAGTGTTACATGTTTGAGTGTGGCAGGGTTTTGCAAGAAATAGGGTATCTTGGTAAACACTATGAATAGTCTGGTACATTTGTTAATAGCCCACGAATGGTGGACACATCACGCAAAGTAGCGAAGCTTTTGAAGCTGGTAAGGAATACGAACGTGTAGGATAAAAAAACTGACAAAGTATATTGGCTGTATGTGTGTTCTCTGCAGGCACTTTTCTGTTTTCCGTCTGGGAAGTCCAGTTCTCCATATAAATTACTTTCAAAGTGGGGCCAGAGGCTGAGTAGGGAGGAGTTGGCAGATGTCTAATACCACTATAGAAAACTCTCAAGCACTTGCTTCAGAAAAGgggtatgaaaatattttgtgaactGTTAAAACTTCTTGAAATGCAGCTGGCAAAGCTAACTTAGAAAAGCTACCTCCTAAAGGGGACTGTCCACTAGAAGGCTAACCAAACTTTGAAAGTCTGGGTCCTGCCCAGCAGGTTGTCCTACAAAAATTCACCCCACAAAtgtaaatttgcatttctaccctTTAACATTCTAGCTTCATAAAAATCTTCTGCTAATTACCCCAGTCTCTTCAAGTCACAAAGTTTAGTTGTGCTCACTGGTTTTTTAGCAGGTGTTCCCTCAAATTACTTACCTTTGAAAGTTCCTTCATGGTTGGCTGGATTGAGTGCTGGCTCTGAAGCCAAACTGGTTCATACCCAGCCTTCACTTAATCATTTGGGCCAATAAATCTGTTTCTTAGCAAAATAGGGGAAATTGTGCATAATACCATAGGATTTTAATGATGTCAGTTCATGTAAAATGCTTACAGCAGTTCCTGGCTAAAAGTACTAAGTACTATGCAACGTGAGCACCTCGCAGGGGCATACAAATGGAGATGGCCTCTACTTTCTCGTGTGTCAGTCTAACGGGCAAGGTAGACAACGCAAGTAATGTGAGATAAGTGCTACAGGGATGTCTAGATGTATCTGCTTTTTGGGGTGTTGGGACAACCTATGGGGGAAATTGACAACATTCTACCCCCACTGTTTGCATTACAGATTTGGTATCAAACCAGCCAAAACATTGCTTTCATACAGGTGCCTCCCTTCTCTAGGGTAATAAAACATGTAAGGCCAGCCTTTTTGTCCCTCCTAACCGGTACCTGACAGAGTAGGTGCTAAGTTTTTGTTTACTGTTGGTGCTGTAATAAATTACAAACTTTGACTTAAAACTCAGATTTATTGTCTTTAACAATTTCAGGGGTAAGAAATCTAGATTTGGTTTCATTGGGCTAAATTGGTGTCAGTAGGCCTGCCTACCGTAGCTCTGAAGGCTAGGAGAGaatcattttcttccattttctagcAACCACTTGGCATTTCTTGGCTTATAGGCAGGCCATGCCTCAGTCTTCAAAGTGTAATcaatctctccttccattcttccaTCATCACTGGCTCtgatcctctgcctcctccctcttatAAGAACGCTTGTGATCAAATTGtgccacccagataatccaggataatctctacATCTCAAATTGCTTAATTTAAGTGCATCAGCAAAGTCTCTACATTAAGCAGCGTGTTCGCAGGTTCCAGAAATCATGGCAGGGAAGTGTTTTGGGAGGGCTATGTGATCTTTATAGCAGGTagctatattttttcttgttcctcAAAAATGACAAGCTTCTAATGTAGGGTCTTGGCCCTTGTAATCTTCTGTCTGGAACACTCAGCCCTCAGGTCTTTGTACATTGCTTCTTTTTCGTTCTGGAAAAGGGTTTTTTCTCTGACACATCTCCATATAACCCTGTATTTTTCATAGTACTTTTTATTACCTGCAatactttttccatttattcttgtTGCTTTTCACAGCCTCTCAAAGTTTTGAGAATATGTACCGAAACCACTGTAAGGTTTGAGCGTTTGCCGTCTGTTCTAGCACTTAGAATAGACCTGTTGCATTGCAGGCCTTTTGCTTTTTTGATTGACTCGAGCCTCTTAAGAGTAATAGCAattttggggcgcttgggtggctcagtccattaagtgtcagacttcagcttaggtcatgatctcgcggttcgtgagttcaagccctgcatcagctctgctgacagagcctggagcctgctttcctttctgtgtttctctctctctctctctctctctctctgcccttccccagcttgcactctctctctcaaaaataagtaaacactaaaagtaaatgaatgaaccaaaaagtaatagcaatttaaaatttGGATTTTCCAGTTGCTGGCATGTTATTCTTGATGAATGCTGAGAGGAGTGGCGCCTGCATTGTGGGTTCATGGGTATATGTATTACTGTAAAGGACTCAAAAAGTGAGTTATTGTGTAGGGATAATAGTTTGTGAAAATAGAACAGCATGTTAGGGGAATATAGGAGATGGTTCATGCTGTGCAGATTGGGAAATTTCACAAAGGAGGTAGAATTTGGACACCTGGTGATAGAAGAGCAGGCAGGAGCCAACAGTTGGGAGACAATGCAGTGGCAGATGTGATAGCAAAACTCAAGAGCAGACCATTTAATAACAGTTGATCACGTATTGACTGCTAGTGTACACTTAATCCACATAATCCTCCCTCAATTGTCTCCATTTTGCAATCACAAAACCGATTAATTGGGGGATGGGTCCCAGGCCTTGCCCTTTAAATTCTCCACGTGAGTTTTAATGTGCAGCCTATTCCATTAGGTAAGTATACCACTGTCCCCATTTTTAAGATGAGGGGTtaactctccctccctcccccaggatcACCCAAATAAGTGGTGTGGCTAGTATTAGGTTCCAGGCCTAATTTGAGTTTTCTTAACCAGAGGAGCTAAGGAAGGTGAGTAGGGAGCttgatgaaaacagaaaagtgtGTTTGGGAGCACCTTCAGTTTTGTCGAACCTGAAACCGTGTATTTTACTAGGGCTAAACTTGCAGCCCTATTTGGGGTCCAGAAATGGAGGCAGAGGGTTTAGAATATAATTTGGCAAAAGTATTGATGCTAAGATCCTACCGCGCAAGTCAAGGTGCTAGGTTTAACTGGGGAGAGGACACCTAACCTTTCACCAAAGAACTTAGACAAAGGACATATAGAACATGGAATGCGGGTTGCCATGGTgaggggactgggggtggggggtggggcggggatgACTGTCACTTAACCTAAGATGGGCTGGGCAAGTATTGCTGGGCTGTTTGAAAGTTCCAGACTCATCAATACACCGGAGAGCCTGGTTAGTTTGAATCTTAAAAATGCAACCCAGGGAACTGCATATCACCAACCTGGTCCAGCCGCCCACTACGCACCCTGTCGATGCATGACACAACTTTTCGTGCCCCACTGACCTTGTGCCACCACTGACTCCTATACACCGGCCTTGTTTcagcaccctccctcccacccctgcagctGTGACTGCAAAGGCCGTGGCACCGATAGTAGTTGTCGAGTGAGTCCTAGCGGCCTCCTAGCCGCCCAAGTGCTTTCCTGGCGCGGCACCCCAACTGTTGGTCCCTGCTACTGGGGCCGCGGCCGGTGACCTCGCGCGGGAGGCAACCGGAAGCCCCTGGCGCCTGGCAACCGGCACGCAACGGGCGGGCGGGGCTGCAGCCACCGGAGCCGcaggccgggccgggcggggctGAGCGGCGGGCGTGCCGCGCTCCCGAGCGTCGCCGGGCTGCCGGCCGCCGAGCATGTTCGCCCCGAGAGCCGCGCCCCTGAGAGCGACTGgctgcc from Lynx canadensis isolate LIC74 chromosome F2, mLynCan4.pri.v2, whole genome shotgun sequence includes these protein-coding regions:
- the RPL7 gene encoding 60S ribosomal protein L7, which encodes MEGAEEKKKKVPAVPETLKKKRRNFAELKIKRLRKKFAQKMLRKARRKLIYEKAKHYHKEYRQMYRTEIRMARMARKAGNFYVPAEPKLAFVIRIRGINGVSPKVRKVLQLLRLRQIFNGTFVKLNKASVNMLRIVEPYIAWGYPNLKSVNELIYKRGYGKINKKRIALTDNTLIARSLGKYGIICMEDLIHEIYTVGKRFKEANNFLWPFKLSSPRGGMKKKTTHFVEGGDAGNREDQINRLIRRMN